In the genome of Chryseobacterium arthrosphaerae, one region contains:
- the purC gene encoding phosphoribosylaminoimidazolesuccinocarboxamide synthase: MSQKKEMLYEGKAKQVFATDNPDEVVVRFKDDATAFNAQKKGQVDLKGEMNNAITTLIFEYLNEKGIKTHFIKQLDEREQLVRKVSIIPLEMVVRNYSAGSMAQRLGVEEGIKSPVTIFDICYKKDELGDPLINDHHAVFLGAATYEELDEMYELTSDINEILIDLFDKINIILVDFKIELGKTSDGEIILADEISPDTCRLWDKDTMKKLDKDRFRRDLGEVTEAYVEIYNRLKNLLAK, encoded by the coding sequence ATGAGTCAAAAGAAAGAAATGTTGTACGAGGGGAAAGCAAAACAGGTATTTGCTACCGATAATCCTGATGAAGTAGTAGTACGTTTCAAAGACGATGCTACAGCATTTAACGCTCAAAAGAAAGGTCAGGTAGACCTGAAAGGAGAGATGAACAACGCCATCACTACTCTTATTTTTGAATACTTAAATGAAAAAGGAATCAAAACTCATTTCATTAAACAATTAGACGAAAGAGAGCAGCTGGTAAGAAAAGTATCAATCATTCCTCTTGAAATGGTGGTGAGAAACTACTCTGCAGGAAGTATGGCACAAAGATTAGGAGTGGAAGAAGGGATCAAGTCTCCGGTAACCATCTTCGATATCTGCTACAAGAAAGACGAGTTGGGAGATCCGCTTATCAACGATCACCATGCCGTTTTCTTAGGAGCTGCTACTTATGAAGAGCTTGACGAAATGTATGAGCTTACTTCGGATATCAATGAAATCCTTATCGACCTTTTTGATAAAATCAACATCATCCTGGTAGATTTCAAAATCGAATTAGGGAAAACTTCAGACGGTGAGATCATCCTTGCAGACGAAATCTCTCCGGATACCTGCAGACTTTGGGATAAAGATACCATGAAGAAGCTGGATAAAGACAGATTCAGAAGAGACTTAGGGGAAGTAACTGAAGCCTATGTTGAAATCTATAACCGTCTTAAAAATTTACTTGCAAAATAA
- a CDS encoding four helix bundle protein — protein MAEGAGRNNKNEFCQFLGMAFGSTYELQAQLQLLIDLNFISESKTAPIKELLAEIQKCFIH, from the coding sequence ATTGCTGAAGGAGCCGGAAGAAATAATAAAAATGAGTTCTGTCAGTTTCTCGGAATGGCGTTTGGTTCTACTTATGAATTACAAGCCCAACTTCAGTTACTGATTGATTTGAATTTTATTTCTGAAAGTAAAACAGCTCCAATAAAAGAACTTTTAGCTGAAATTCAGAAATGCTTTATTCATTAA
- the purF gene encoding amidophosphoribosyltransferase — protein MKSLDIHKSEYLKQFENQVYGRNLFRTQEEERLDAPNEECGIFGLYSDNDLDTFSLSQFGLFALQHRGQEACGISVLKDGKITNMKDEGLVLDVYKDIQEPETFMGNSAIGHTRYTTAGDKKKYNFQPFFAKNEYDQIILSIAHNGNLTNAKELKAELEAEGVVFRATSDSEVILRLIQKNLDLGLRGAIRATMEKIEGAYSVVGMTRNKFFAFRDFNGIRPLVLGAINENSYVVASESVALDAVGAQYVRDILPGEIIYTNENEPGKLHSYMMDEAKGKQRICSFEYIYFARPDSTLENINVYEIREKSGEKIWEQAPVDADLVIGVPDSGVPAAIGFSKASGIPFRPVLIKNRYIGRSFIVPTQEMRERVVNLKLNPIISEMKDKRVVIIDDSIVRGTTSKRLVKILKDAGVKEIHFRSVSPPIIAPCYLGIDTPSKDDLISANMSTEELKNYLGVDSLEFLSIDNLKEILGSANHCFGCFTEEYPVGKGEETELFN, from the coding sequence ATGAAAAGTTTAGACATTCATAAAAGTGAATATTTAAAACAGTTTGAAAACCAGGTTTACGGAAGGAATCTTTTCAGAACTCAGGAGGAGGAAAGATTAGATGCCCCTAACGAAGAATGTGGAATTTTCGGATTGTATTCGGATAATGATCTGGATACGTTTTCTCTTTCACAATTCGGGCTTTTTGCATTACAGCACAGAGGTCAGGAAGCTTGTGGTATTTCCGTTTTAAAAGATGGAAAAATTACCAATATGAAAGATGAAGGACTGGTTTTAGACGTTTATAAAGACATTCAGGAACCTGAAACTTTTATGGGAAATTCTGCAATCGGTCATACCCGTTATACGACTGCAGGAGATAAAAAGAAATATAATTTCCAGCCATTTTTCGCTAAAAACGAATATGACCAGATTATACTTTCTATAGCGCACAACGGTAACCTTACCAATGCAAAAGAACTGAAAGCGGAATTAGAAGCTGAAGGCGTGGTTTTCAGAGCAACTTCCGATTCTGAAGTAATTCTGAGACTCATCCAGAAGAACCTTGATTTAGGTCTTCGTGGTGCCATCAGAGCCACCATGGAAAAAATTGAAGGGGCTTATTCCGTTGTCGGAATGACAAGAAACAAGTTTTTTGCTTTCAGGGATTTCAACGGAATCCGTCCGTTGGTTTTAGGAGCAATCAATGAGAACTCTTATGTAGTAGCTTCAGAATCTGTTGCATTAGATGCTGTAGGAGCTCAGTATGTACGTGATATTCTTCCGGGTGAGATCATTTACACCAATGAAAATGAACCTGGAAAACTTCATTCTTATATGATGGATGAAGCCAAAGGAAAACAAAGAATCTGTTCTTTTGAATATATTTACTTTGCAAGACCTGACTCTACCTTAGAAAATATCAATGTCTATGAGATCAGAGAAAAATCAGGGGAGAAGATCTGGGAACAGGCTCCTGTAGATGCTGATCTGGTAATAGGCGTTCCGGATTCCGGAGTTCCGGCTGCTATTGGTTTCTCCAAGGCTTCAGGAATACCTTTCCGTCCTGTTCTGATCAAAAACAGATATATCGGAAGAAGTTTCATCGTTCCTACCCAGGAAATGAGAGAAAGGGTAGTAAACCTTAAGCTGAACCCGATTATTTCAGAAATGAAAGATAAAAGGGTAGTGATCATTGACGACTCAATCGTTCGTGGGACAACGTCTAAAAGACTTGTTAAGATCTTAAAAGATGCAGGAGTAAAAGAGATCCACTTCAGAAGTGTTTCTCCACCAATCATTGCTCCATGTTATCTGGGGATTGATACACCGTCAAAAGATGATCTGATTTCCGCAAACATGTCTACAGAAGAGCTTAAAAATTACCTGGGAGTAGACTCTTTAGAGTTTTTAAGCATAGACAACCTGAAAGAAATTTTAGGGTCTGCCAATCACTGCTTCGGATGCTTTACAGAAGAATATCCGGTAGGAAAAGGAGAAGAGACGGAATTATTCAATTAA
- a CDS encoding glycerophosphodiester phosphodiesterase family protein: MKNVLFAGLFLAFTQFYNAQSFDKQAHRGGKSLYPENTIPAMKNALKMNITTLEMDLAITKDKKVILSHDAFLYPELVTRPDGTYIPKDSGFYYKIYEMPYAKIQTFDVGLKKLDNYPDQKKMKAQKPLFSDVIDACETYARELKRPLPFYNIETKTRPFSDNIFHPEPKEFVDLMMKVIAEKKIQDRVIIQSFDPRTLEIIHKEYPEIMTALLVEKVDDKKLAQQRTHFSSIPVEKFRLYPDHMNGVTGDMKFLSFTPSIYSPEHHLVTSQLVKECHALGMKVIPWTVNTKERLQELKEMGIDGVISDDPRIFE; this comes from the coding sequence ATGAAAAATGTACTTTTTGCCGGTTTATTTCTTGCGTTTACCCAATTTTATAACGCCCAGTCTTTCGATAAGCAGGCCCACCGTGGAGGAAAGTCCCTGTATCCTGAAAATACCATCCCGGCGATGAAGAATGCTTTAAAAATGAATATCACTACTCTGGAAATGGACCTTGCCATTACAAAAGACAAAAAGGTAATTTTATCCCATGATGCCTTCCTGTATCCTGAGCTGGTAACAAGGCCTGATGGAACTTATATTCCGAAAGACTCCGGTTTTTATTATAAAATTTATGAAATGCCTTATGCAAAGATCCAAACCTTTGATGTAGGCTTAAAGAAACTGGACAATTATCCTGATCAGAAGAAAATGAAGGCTCAGAAACCTCTTTTCTCAGACGTGATAGATGCATGTGAAACCTATGCCCGTGAACTGAAAAGACCATTGCCTTTTTATAATATAGAAACCAAAACCCGACCTTTCTCCGATAATATCTTCCATCCTGAACCCAAAGAATTTGTAGACCTGATGATGAAGGTGATTGCAGAAAAAAAGATTCAGGACAGGGTAATTATCCAGTCTTTTGATCCGAGAACACTGGAAATCATTCATAAAGAATACCCTGAAATCATGACTGCCTTACTGGTGGAAAAAGTAGATGATAAAAAACTGGCCCAGCAGCGGACCCATTTCAGCAGTATACCTGTTGAAAAGTTCAGGCTTTATCCTGATCATATGAATGGGGTAACGGGAGATATGAAATTTCTAAGCTTTACACCTTCAATTTACAGCCCGGAACATCATCTTGTAACATCTCAGCTGGTGAAGGAGTGCCATGCATTAGGAATGAAAGTAATTCCATGGACTGTCAATACCAAAGAAAGATTACAGGAGCTAAAAGAAATGGGAATAGATGGCGTAATCAGCGATGATCCGAGGATTTTTGAGTAA
- a CDS encoding porin family protein has translation MKKLFLGLALTAGTLAFAQETTETKTVNASPLKNDVKPVRFGIKAGGNSAYFSEQKFGMNTQKLGFHAGAFVNIPISKQFSLQPEVLYNQMGAKDVAYSTEVTSGATTVKTKGESKVTMNYISVPLMLQMRPADNFYIEAGPEFSYFINGKTKSEATVSTTTGGVTTTTSQSNSNDLEKDNINRFNFGLGLGLGYDITNNIGISARYTNSLTKIDKSRPAAENNNRVFQLGLNYKF, from the coding sequence ATGAAGAAGTTATTTTTAGGATTAGCATTAACTGCTGGTACTTTAGCTTTCGCACAGGAAACGACAGAAACAAAAACAGTAAATGCATCACCTCTTAAAAACGATGTAAAACCGGTTAGATTCGGTATCAAAGCGGGTGGTAACTCAGCCTATTTCAGTGAGCAGAAGTTTGGTATGAATACCCAGAAGCTTGGTTTCCATGCAGGTGCATTCGTAAACATTCCGATTTCTAAGCAGTTCAGCCTTCAACCGGAAGTATTATACAACCAAATGGGAGCAAAAGATGTAGCGTATTCTACTGAAGTAACCTCAGGTGCAACGACTGTAAAAACTAAAGGAGAAAGTAAAGTTACAATGAACTATATTTCCGTTCCTTTAATGCTTCAGATGAGACCTGCGGATAATTTCTACATTGAGGCTGGTCCGGAATTCAGTTACTTCATCAACGGAAAAACAAAAAGTGAAGCTACTGTATCTACCACAACCGGAGGTGTTACTACCACTACATCACAATCTAACTCTAATGATTTAGAGAAAGATAATATCAACAGGTTCAACTTTGGTCTTGGTCTAGGTTTAGGATATGATATTACCAACAATATCGGAATCAGTGCAAGATATACCAACAGCTTGACAAAGATCGACAAAAGCAGACCTGCTGCTGAAAACAACAACAGAGTTTTCCAATTAGGTCTGAACTATAAGTTCTAA
- a CDS encoding porin family protein, producing the protein MKKILFGLALVAGTFTFAQKTAASSPVRFGLKAGLNISTVSGGDSSSKAGFYGGAFANIPVAQDFSFQPEVLYSGMGAKAKANSDLKVNLDYISIPLMLQYNALPNLYLEAGPQFSFLINSKLKYKSNSTDGKDVFKGFDFGLGIGAGYYFTQNIGVSARYVAGLTDVIKNRPDLSDDKSKNGVFQIGLAYKF; encoded by the coding sequence ATGAAAAAGATTCTTTTTGGCTTAGCTCTTGTAGCAGGTACTTTCACTTTCGCTCAGAAGACAGCAGCTTCTTCTCCTGTAAGATTCGGATTAAAAGCAGGTCTTAATATTTCAACGGTTTCCGGTGGTGATTCCAGTTCTAAGGCAGGATTCTACGGAGGTGCATTTGCCAATATCCCTGTAGCTCAGGACTTCTCTTTCCAACCGGAGGTTTTATACAGCGGAATGGGTGCTAAGGCTAAAGCCAACAGCGATTTAAAAGTAAACCTTGATTATATTTCCATACCGTTAATGCTTCAGTATAACGCTTTACCTAACTTATATCTTGAAGCAGGACCTCAATTCAGCTTTTTGATCAACTCAAAATTAAAGTATAAATCAAATTCTACCGACGGTAAAGATGTATTCAAAGGATTTGATTTCGGTCTTGGTATTGGTGCAGGATATTACTTCACACAAAACATCGGTGTAAGCGCAAGATATGTTGCAGGTTTAACGGATGTTATCAAAAACAGACCCGATCTTTCTGATGACAAATCTAAAAATGGAGTATTCCAGATTGGTTTAGCGTACAAATTCTAA
- a CDS encoding porin family protein, producing MKKILFGLALTAGTLAFAQSTSTTSTTAPSKSPVRFGLKAGLNVSTLSNMDMNAKAGFYGGVFANIPVAKDFSIQPEVLYSATGAKSKTDSNTKLNLEYLSVPVMFQYNIIPDLYVEAGPQFNFLIDARLKKSVSTAAYKNGTKSFDFGIGLGAGYNITKNIGVNARYVAGLSDIVKTRYYYGYDNTNPVKNGVFQIGASYKF from the coding sequence ATGAAAAAGATTCTTTTTGGCCTGGCGCTTACTGCAGGTACATTGGCTTTCGCACAAAGCACTTCTACAACTTCCACAACGGCTCCATCAAAATCTCCTGTCAGATTCGGACTAAAAGCCGGACTTAACGTTTCCACGCTTTCCAACATGGATATGAATGCAAAAGCAGGATTTTATGGTGGTGTATTTGCAAACATTCCTGTCGCTAAGGATTTCTCCATTCAGCCGGAAGTATTGTACAGTGCAACGGGTGCAAAATCAAAAACCGACAGCAATACCAAGCTCAATCTGGAATACCTGTCTGTACCTGTTATGTTCCAATACAACATCATTCCTGATTTATATGTAGAAGCCGGTCCACAGTTCAACTTCTTAATTGATGCAAGATTGAAAAAGAGTGTATCAACCGCAGCTTATAAAAACGGAACCAAATCTTTTGATTTTGGAATCGGACTGGGAGCAGGTTATAATATTACCAAGAATATCGGAGTTAACGCACGATATGTTGCAGGACTATCCGATATTGTAAAAACGAGGTACTATTATGGTTATGACAATACCAATCCCGTGAAAAACGGAGTGTTCCAGATCGGTGCATCTTATAAATTCTAA
- a CDS encoding porin family protein yields the protein MKKLILGLAVTAGTLAFAQQTPSSNPVTFGVKGGMNVSSLSKDSGLDDQKSKIGFNAGVFANIPVATSFSIQPEVLYSQYGNKSDYTLAGTKYSASTKLDYITVPVMFQYNALPNLYLEAGPEFGFMVSAKNKFKNESTGQSSTTDNYKDNLSTFNFGIGIGAGYYFTPNLGLTARYVAGLTDIAKNRPNGSDAIRNNVFQVGLAYKFK from the coding sequence ATGAAAAAGTTAATTTTAGGATTAGCAGTAACTGCAGGAACATTAGCGTTCGCACAACAGACGCCTTCTTCTAATCCGGTAACATTTGGTGTAAAAGGAGGAATGAACGTATCTTCACTTTCAAAAGACAGTGGTTTAGATGACCAGAAATCTAAGATAGGATTCAATGCAGGGGTATTTGCCAACATTCCAGTGGCGACTTCATTCAGCATCCAGCCAGAGGTATTATACTCTCAGTATGGTAACAAATCAGACTATACTTTAGCAGGAACAAAATATTCAGCTTCTACGAAGTTAGATTACATTACTGTACCGGTAATGTTCCAGTATAATGCACTTCCTAACCTTTATTTAGAAGCAGGACCGGAGTTCGGTTTCATGGTTAGTGCTAAAAACAAATTCAAAAACGAATCTACAGGACAGTCTTCAACAACTGATAACTACAAAGATAATCTAAGTACATTCAACTTTGGTATCGGTATCGGTGCAGGATATTATTTCACACCTAACCTAGGACTTACTGCAAGATATGTTGCTGGTTTAACTGATATCGCTAAGAACAGACCTAACGGATCTGATGCTATCAGAAACAACGTATTCCAGGTAGGATTAGCTTATAAATTTAAATAA
- the aroB gene encoding 3-dehydroquinate synthase: MITVLNDNFSQLNEFLHDKKFSKIFILVDENTHEYCLPVLLGNMETDLGFEILEIEAGEEMKNIQTANQLWEILTEMQADRKALVINLGGGVITDMGGFVASTYKRGIKFINIPTTLLSMCDASIGGKTGIDLMHYKNMVGTFAFPEQIFINPKFLETLPFKELRSGFAEMLKHGLIADKNHWDQLIQIHKLEVETVIPHIQTSMNIKQDVVEKDFHESNIRKTLNFGHTIGHAVESLCLQQENPILHGEAVAMGMITEAHLAYLENLISEEDAKMIIENIQRYYPYLDISDFKDEDITALLLNDKKNADSKINFSLLTEVGSCNYDHQCSQKNILEAISFYRKLNDA; the protein is encoded by the coding sequence ATGATAACAGTATTAAACGATAATTTCTCACAGCTCAACGAGTTTCTTCACGATAAAAAATTCAGCAAAATTTTTATTTTGGTGGATGAAAACACGCATGAATACTGCCTTCCTGTTCTTTTAGGGAATATGGAAACAGACCTCGGATTCGAAATCCTGGAAATTGAGGCCGGCGAAGAAATGAAAAATATTCAGACCGCCAATCAACTTTGGGAAATTCTTACGGAAATGCAGGCAGACAGAAAAGCACTGGTCATCAACCTTGGCGGCGGTGTGATTACGGATATGGGAGGTTTTGTAGCGTCTACCTATAAAAGAGGAATAAAGTTTATCAATATCCCTACCACTCTGTTATCAATGTGTGATGCTTCCATAGGAGGTAAAACAGGAATTGACCTGATGCATTATAAAAATATGGTAGGAACTTTTGCATTCCCGGAACAGATCTTTATCAATCCTAAATTTTTAGAAACCTTACCATTTAAGGAATTAAGAAGCGGATTTGCCGAAATGCTGAAACACGGATTAATTGCTGATAAAAACCATTGGGACCAGTTGATCCAGATCCATAAACTTGAAGTGGAAACGGTAATTCCTCACATCCAGACCTCAATGAACATCAAACAGGATGTGGTGGAGAAAGATTTCCATGAAAGCAATATCAGGAAAACGCTGAACTTTGGTCATACCATAGGCCATGCAGTGGAAAGCTTATGCCTGCAGCAGGAAAATCCAATCCTTCATGGAGAGGCCGTTGCGATGGGAATGATTACAGAAGCTCACCTTGCTTACCTTGAGAATCTTATTTCTGAGGAAGATGCAAAAATGATTATTGAAAATATTCAGAGATACTATCCTTATCTGGACATCAGCGATTTCAAAGATGAAGATATTACAGCCTTATTATTGAATGATAAGAAAAATGCCGACAGCAAGATCAATTTTTCTCTTCTTACCGAAGTGGGATCATGCAATTATGATCACCAGTGCAGTCAGAAAAACATCCTTGAAGCGATCAGCTTTTACAGAAAACTGAATGATGCATAG
- a CDS encoding pseudouridine synthase — MSRDNNNSDRPKRPRISTKKSSDDSRASRSGNSSGSKPFKKPFSKDGGRKGPEHTGSNSKFEKKPFKRNTDSFDSSNEDFGSKSEKRPYITNKSESYEKKSFGKPKRGGRSFDTRDKYERGSLKYGRRPSNGEERDDRAKSFVQKRRLSKIEKDVHKDSIRLNKYIANSGICSRREADELITQGLVEVNGKVVTEMGYQVQKTDRVVFDGQSITPEKPVYVLLNKPKGYISTTKDDKARKTVMDLVANASPYRLFPVGRLDRSTTGVILLTNDGHMTKKLTHPSFDAKKIYHVTLDKKLTGEDLRLIAEGIRLDEGVAVVDQISYIEGKPKNEIGIEIHIGWNRVIRRIFQRLGYEVESLDRVMFAGLTKKNIKRGHWRILTELEVNNLKML, encoded by the coding sequence ATGAGCAGAGATAATAATAATTCAGACAGACCAAAGAGACCAAGAATTTCAACCAAGAAAAGTTCTGATGATTCTCGTGCTTCCAGATCTGGAAATTCTTCAGGATCAAAACCTTTTAAGAAACCTTTCTCTAAAGACGGTGGAAGAAAAGGACCCGAGCATACGGGATCCAACTCCAAATTTGAAAAGAAACCTTTCAAAAGAAATACAGACAGCTTCGACAGCTCCAATGAAGATTTTGGTTCAAAATCTGAAAAAAGACCATACATCACGAATAAAAGTGAGAGCTATGAGAAAAAATCTTTCGGGAAACCTAAAAGAGGCGGAAGAAGTTTCGATACAAGAGATAAGTACGAAAGAGGCAGCCTGAAATACGGAAGAAGACCATCCAATGGTGAGGAAAGAGACGACAGGGCAAAATCTTTTGTACAGAAGAGAAGACTGAGTAAAATTGAGAAAGACGTTCATAAAGACAGCATCCGTCTTAATAAGTATATTGCCAATTCCGGTATCTGCAGCAGAAGAGAAGCTGATGAGCTGATCACCCAGGGACTTGTGGAAGTGAACGGAAAAGTAGTAACTGAGATGGGATATCAGGTACAGAAAACAGATAGAGTAGTATTTGACGGACAAAGCATTACTCCTGAAAAACCTGTTTACGTACTTCTGAATAAGCCAAAAGGTTATATTTCCACAACCAAAGACGATAAAGCAAGAAAAACGGTAATGGATCTTGTAGCGAATGCTTCTCCATACAGACTTTTCCCGGTGGGAAGATTAGACCGTTCTACTACAGGTGTGATCTTATTAACCAATGACGGACACATGACAAAAAAACTGACGCATCCTTCCTTTGATGCCAAAAAGATTTATCATGTGACTTTGGATAAAAAGCTTACCGGCGAAGATCTGCGTCTTATTGCCGAAGGAATCAGACTTGATGAAGGGGTAGCTGTTGTTGACCAGATTTCTTATATCGAAGGAAAACCAAAGAATGAGATCGGCATTGAAATCCATATCGGATGGAACCGTGTGATCAGAAGAATATTCCAAAGACTAGGCTATGAAGTGGAATCTTTAGACAGGGTAATGTTTGCCGGATTAACGAAGAAAAACATCAAGAGAGGACACTGGAGAATCCTTACGGAACTGGAAGTGAATAACCTTAAAATGCTTTAA
- the pncA gene encoding bifunctional nicotinamidase/pyrazinamidase, with the protein MKKALIVVDVQNDFCEGGALAVPGANEIIPYINVLMEENAYDQVVLTQDWHPAGHKSFASNNGRNVGESIILNGVPQFMWPDHCIQGTFGAEFHKDLNQDKVTHIIQKGKNIEIDSYSGFQDNNHFMKTGLDDFLKYHDIQLVEIVGLAMDYCVKFTALDAVANGYVTCLHFNGTRAVNVKPDNGRDAIYEMIEKGVTVLG; encoded by the coding sequence ATGAAAAAAGCGTTAATAGTAGTCGATGTACAGAATGATTTTTGTGAAGGCGGAGCCCTTGCAGTACCGGGAGCGAATGAAATTATTCCATACATCAATGTCCTGATGGAGGAAAATGCGTATGATCAGGTAGTTCTTACACAAGACTGGCATCCTGCCGGACACAAAAGTTTCGCAAGCAATAACGGGAGAAACGTCGGAGAAAGTATTATCCTTAATGGTGTTCCCCAGTTTATGTGGCCGGATCACTGCATCCAGGGAACTTTCGGGGCAGAATTCCATAAGGATCTGAATCAGGATAAAGTAACTCACATTATACAAAAAGGAAAAAATATTGAAATCGACAGCTACAGCGGTTTCCAGGATAATAACCATTTTATGAAAACAGGTCTGGATGATTTCCTGAAGTACCACGATATTCAGTTGGTTGAGATCGTAGGATTGGCAATGGATTATTGCGTGAAATTTACGGCTTTGGATGCTGTTGCCAACGGATATGTTACCTGCCTGCACTTCAACGGAACCCGTGCGGTAAATGTGAAACCGGACAATGGTCGGGATGCAATCTATGAAATGATTGAAAAAGGAGTAACCGTACTTGGATAA
- a CDS encoding DEAD/DEAH box helicase — MSFESLGLSPNIIRSVKKLGYLKPFPIQEQAVPVILQGKDLMGIAKTGSGKTACFVMPILEKLQNTEVKKGRNVQVLILVPTRELAIQIDEVFRAFTENLKREVRTMAVYGGVSINPQMKGMFGVEVLIATPGRLLDLIDHNALSISGIQHLVIDEADKMFQLGFGEEMNKLFAMMPVVKQTTLFSATLNDKVSEMKERLSIDPVIVEIKKEEVEIDHIEQLAYHVSPEKKGPFLRYLIKEQNIEKALIFVSSTRSADNLVEKLKKNKIKAVAIHSQKSQGARRNNLEEFKGKGAQILVATDLIGRGIHIESLPCVINYELPRSPLDYIHRIGRTGRANEKGTAITILTDDELQHFRVIQKKMGRKVTLQRTEDINLHGY, encoded by the coding sequence ATGTCATTTGAGTCTTTAGGATTATCACCCAATATTATTCGTTCTGTTAAAAAGTTGGGATATTTAAAGCCTTTTCCCATTCAGGAGCAGGCGGTTCCGGTTATTTTGCAGGGAAAGGATCTGATGGGAATAGCAAAGACGGGTTCCGGAAAAACAGCCTGTTTTGTGATGCCGATTTTAGAAAAACTCCAAAATACTGAGGTAAAAAAAGGCAGAAATGTTCAGGTACTGATATTGGTTCCTACCCGTGAACTGGCAATTCAGATCGATGAAGTTTTCAGAGCCTTTACTGAAAACCTGAAGCGGGAAGTCCGTACTATGGCTGTTTATGGCGGTGTTTCTATCAATCCGCAGATGAAGGGTATGTTTGGAGTAGAGGTGCTTATAGCGACTCCTGGCCGTTTACTGGATCTGATTGATCATAATGCACTGAGTATTTCAGGCATTCAGCATCTGGTTATTGATGAAGCTGACAAAATGTTTCAGTTGGGTTTCGGCGAAGAAATGAACAAACTTTTTGCCATGATGCCTGTGGTAAAGCAGACTACGCTATTTTCAGCGACTTTAAATGATAAAGTTTCCGAAATGAAAGAACGTCTTTCTATTGATCCTGTCATTGTTGAGATCAAAAAAGAAGAAGTTGAAATTGATCATATCGAACAGCTGGCCTATCATGTTTCTCCTGAGAAAAAAGGTCCTTTCTTGCGATACCTGATCAAAGAACAGAATATTGAAAAAGCCCTGATTTTTGTTTCTTCCACAAGATCTGCAGATAACCTGGTGGAAAAGCTTAAAAAGAATAAAATCAAGGCGGTAGCTATACACAGTCAGAAGTCCCAGGGAGCCCGAAGAAATAATTTAGAGGAATTTAAAGGAAAAGGAGCCCAGATTCTGGTGGCTACAGACCTGATCGGACGTGGAATTCATATCGAGTCTTTACCGTGTGTGATCAATTATGAACTGCCACGCTCACCACTGGACTATATTCACAGGATCGGAAGAACAGGCCGTGCTAACGAAAAGGGGACAGCCATTACCATTCTTACAGATGATGAATTACAGCATTTCAGAGTGATTCAGAAGAAAATGGGCAGAAAAGTAACCTTACAGAGAACAGAAGATATTAATCTGCATGGTTATTAA
- a CDS encoding YfiT family bacillithiol transferase has translation MSDLEKKKFPIGPFEAPENICDTTLDAYIKVIKDFPGRLKNLIEHFTDDQLDTPYREGGWTVRQLVNHLSDSHINSFIRFKLALTEDNPTIKPYDEAQWAELQDSFHMPVKPAMRMLKGTHQRWVTLLKSLTNKQFERTFHHPEHNRNYNLRESLALYAWHCNHHFAHIENLKKEKGW, from the coding sequence ATGAGTGATTTAGAGAAAAAAAAGTTTCCAATAGGGCCCTTTGAAGCTCCGGAAAATATTTGTGATACCACATTGGATGCTTATATCAAAGTGATCAAAGATTTTCCAGGAAGACTAAAAAATCTCATTGAACATTTTACAGATGATCAGCTGGATACCCCATACAGAGAAGGAGGATGGACGGTAAGACAGCTTGTTAATCATCTTTCGGACAGCCATATCAACAGCTTTATCCGTTTTAAACTTGCTCTTACGGAAGATAATCCCACAATTAAGCCCTATGACGAAGCCCAATGGGCAGAACTCCAGGACAGTTTTCATATGCCTGTAAAACCAGCCATGAGAATGCTGAAAGGAACTCACCAGAGATGGGTTACCCTTCTTAAAAGCCTTACGAATAAACAATTTGAAAGGACGTTTCACCATCCTGAGCATAACAGAAACTATAACCTCAGAGAAAGTCTTGCTTTGTATGCCTGGCATTGTAATCACCATTTCGCCCATATTGAGAATCTGAAGAAAGAAAAAGGTTGGTAA